The following proteins are encoded in a genomic region of Cryptomeria japonica chromosome 11, Sugi_1.0, whole genome shotgun sequence:
- the LOC131035995 gene encoding disease resistance protein BAK6-like: protein MHLDLSENNLHGPIPPEIGMLIQLRCLYLYHNQFSGNIPSSIGNLSQLVVLQLLRNSLTGPIPPEIGTLTQLQELKLFENQLSGSIPPEIGNLTQLQQLNLFEISCQEIYQIP from the coding sequence ATGCACTTGGACTTGTCAGAAAATAATCTCCATGGACCTATTCCTCCTGAAATAGGCATGCTCATCCAACTGCGTTGTCTCTACCTCTATCACAATCAGTTCTCGGGCAATATTCCTTCCTCAATAGGAAACTTGTCACAGCTGGTTGTTTTGCAATTGCTAAGAAACAGTCTCACAGGTCCTATCCCTCCTGAAATAGGGACTCTCACCCAACTACAAGAGCTCAAGCTCTTTGAAAATCAGTTGTCAGGTTCTATTCCCCCTGAAATAGGGAATCTCACCCAACTACAGCAGCTCAATCTCTTTGAAATCAGTTGTCAGGAAATATACCAAATTCCTTAG
- the LOC131036071 gene encoding putative leucine-rich repeat receptor-like serine/threonine-protein kinase At2g24130, whose translation MELLDLRKNQLSGTVPTELGSLVLVKKIILEQNQLVSSSNIPLPFLIALTNCSHLEFIKMSHNHLSGVLPRSIGHLSSKLSILDFGNNQIRGNIPQQITNLTNLTYLNISNNLLSGYLPSGLKRFYKLERLDLSGNNIGGGLQEEIGKMKSLGELEVSWTNLSGTIPGSLGRLQQLRRLFLHHNYFSGEIPSGLQKCPNLELVDISHNHLSGNIPGEFMTSLKGLQFYLTISWNFLQGPLPVEISKIVSAQAIDISCNKLDGMIPSALANCLALEYLNLSNNAFEGPIPDALGKLKNLESVNLSFNFLSGTIPTSLTNMKVLRYFNACFNNLTGEVPKVGLFSNNKFNESFMGNNGLCDTENLPEHACPNQGKKLKSPLTKTMLSAAGVIAFLLCISIFGILCCRKYSPSQFDLPDFMFGRLRYPRLTYQELVNATNGFNETNLLRVGCFGSVFKGILRDGMLVAIKVLNFQNEELENSFKRECKILARTRHRNLVRVISAYSDLNFKVLILQFATNGSLEKLLYPESNEEDRCEFRCPVREPATLTFDTNSSSFMLLRDFHTVLRSSHFAELAACWQILWWSMRKENLLKNLGKSSQISGQ comes from the exons ATGGAACTCCTTGATTTAAGGAAAAATCAACTCAGTGGAACTGTGCCCACCGAGTTGGGCAGTTTGGTCCTGGTTAAGAAAATTATATTAGAGCAGAATCAGCTTGTTAGTAGCAGCAATATCCCTTTGCCTTTTCTCATTGCTCTCACAAATTGTTCCCACCTAGAATTTATAAAAATGTCGCACAATCATTTGAGCGGTGTTTTACCTCGATCCATAGGCCACCTTTCTTCAAAGCTCTCTATCTTAGATTTTGGGAACAACCAGATAAGGGGTAACATTCCTCAACAAATTACAAATCTTACCAACTTAACCTACTTGAACATAAGTAACAATCTTCTAAGCGGATACCTGCCATCTGGACTCAAAAGATTCTATAAGTTGGAAAGATTGGATTTGAGTGGCAATAATATAGGAGGAGGCCTTCAAGAGGAAATCGGCAAGATGAAAAGTCTAGGGGAGTTGGAAGTTAGTTGGACCAATCTATCAGGAACAATACCAGGCTCTCTTGGTAGACTTCAACAGCTGAGAAGACTTTTTCTGCACCACAACTATTTCTCAGGAGAGATACCTTCTGGTTTGCAGAAATGTCCAAACTTAGAACTGGTAGACATCTCTCACAACCACCTGAGTGGAAACATCCCTGGAGAATTTATGACAAGTCTAAAAGGCCTTCAGTTTTATTTGACTATATCATGGAATTTTTTACAAGGACCACTTCCTGTGGAAATAAGTAAAATTGTAAGTGCTCAAGCAATAGACATTTCTTGTAATAAGCTTGACGGAATGATTCCCTCAGCTCTTGCAAATTGCTTAGCACTGGAGTATCTCAATCTCTCTAATAATGCATTTGAAGGTCCGATTCCAGATGCACTTGGGAAATTAAAAAATTTGGAATCTGTTAATCTTTCTTTCAATTTCCTATCAGGTACAATACCTACATCTCTTACAAATATGAAAGTGCTCCGCTACTTCAATGCCTGTTTCAACAATTTGACAGGTGAAGTTCCAAAAGTAGGATTGTTTTCAAATAACAAATTTAATGAATCATTTATGGGAAATAATGGTCTGTGTGATACAGAAAATTTACCAGAGCACGCATGTCCAAATCAGGGTAAGAAATTGAAGTCACCACTTACAAAAACAATGTTATCAGCTGCTGGAGTGATTGCATTTTTACTGTGTATTTCAATCTTTGGAATATTGTGTTGTCGGAAATATTCACCAAGTCAATTTGATCTTCCAGATTTCATGTTTGGAAGACTGAGATATCCAAGGTTAACATATCAAGAATTGGTCAATGCTACAAACGGATTTAATGAGACAAATTTGCTTCGTGTAGGTTGCTTTGGCTCAGTTTTTAAAGGAATTTTAAGAGATGGTATGTTAGTTGCAATCAAAGTTCTGAATTTCCAAAATGAAGAACTCGAGAACAGTTTTAAGAGAGAATGCAAAATCTTGGCTAGGACTCGACATCGAAATCTCGTTAGAGTTATAAGTGCTTATTCAGACCTTAACTTCAAGGTTTTGATTCTTCAGTTTGCTACAAATGGGAGCTTGGAAAAGCTTTTGTATCCTGAAAGTAATGAGGAGGATCGTTGTGAG ttcaggtGTCCTGTCCGTGAACCCGCAACTTTAACTTTTGACACAAATTCTTCTTCCTTTATGCTTTTAAGGGATTTCCATACCGTGCTTCGAAGCTCCCATTTTGCTGAGCTGGCTGCGTGCTGGCAAATCTTGTGGTGGTCAATGAGAAAAGAAAATCTCCTGAAAAATCTGGGAAAGTCTTCACAAATATCAGGTCAGTGA